A single region of the Brachypodium distachyon strain Bd21 chromosome 3, Brachypodium_distachyon_v3.0, whole genome shotgun sequence genome encodes:
- the LOC100824513 gene encoding histone acetyltransferase GCN5, giving the protein MDGLAAPSPSHSGATSGGVASHRKRKLPPPSLSDATGDEDDDTTAPSSPATSPSSPSHPSSPSSSHSDEDDDDSLTTFTAARLDAVPTSSSGRPPKPDSSSASAVAAAAAPKPDATSAAAGDGKEDSKGLFTDNIQTSGAYSAREEGLKREEDTGKLKFLCYCNDGVDEHMIWLVGLKNIFARQLPNMPKEYIVRLVMDRTHKSMMVIRNNNVVGGITYRPYVSQRFGEIAFCAITADEQVKGYGTRLMNHLKQHARDADGLTHFLTYADNNAVGYFVKQGFTKEITFDKERWHGYIKDYDGGILMECKIDQKLPYVDLATMIRRQRQAIDEKIRELSNCHIVYSGIDFQKKEAGIPRRLMKPEDIPGLKEAGWTPDQWGHSKSRLSFSSDYNTYRQQLTSLMRLLLKNLLDHADAWPFKEPVDSRDVPDYYEIIKDPIDLKTMSRRVESEQYYVTLEMFVADLKRMFVNARTYNSPDTIYFKCSTRLEAYFTSRIQAHLAQTSTKN; this is encoded by the exons ATGGACGGCCTCGCCGCGCCCTCGCCCTCCCACTCCGGTGCCACCTCGGGCGGTGTCGCCTCTCACCGTAAGCGGAAGCTCCCGCCGCCTTCCCTCTCTGACGCCACCggtgacgaggacgacgacaccaccgcgccgtcgtcgcccGCCACTTCCCCATCCTCGCCCTCGCACCCGTCATCTCCGTCCTCCTCCCATTCCGACGAAGATGACGACGACTCCCTTACCACCttcaccgccgcccgcctcgacgccgtgccgacctcctcctccggcaggCCCCCCAAGCCCGATTCCTCGTCCGCATCTGCCgtcgcagcggcggcggctcccaAGCCCGACGCCAcgtccgcggcggccggcgacgggaAGGAGGACTCCAAAGGGCTGTTCACGGACAATATCCAGACCAGCGGCGCCTACAGCGCCCGCGAGGAGGGCCTCAAGCGCGAG GAAGATACAGGGAAGCTGAAATTTCTCTGCTATTGTAACGATGGAGTTGATGAACATATGATTTG GTTGGTAGGTTTGAAGAATATCTTTGCGCGGCAGCTCCCTAATATGCCAAAAGAGTATATTGTCCGACTTGTTATGGATAG AACTCACAAGTCAATGATGGTTATCAGGAATAATAATGTTGTAGGAGGCATTACTTACCGCCCTTATGTAAG CCAGAGGTTCGGAGAAATAGCATTTTGTGCAATTACAGCCGATGAGCAAGTTAAAGGCTACGGAACAAGGTTAATGAATCATCTGAAGCAACATGCCCGAGATGCTGATGGTCTCACTCATTTCTTAACTTATGCTGATAACAATGCTGTTGGCTATTTTGTAAAGCAG GGTTTCACAAAGGAGATCACTTTCGACAAAGAAAGATGGCATGG GTACATCAAGGACTACGATGGAGGAATATTAATGGAATGCAAAATTGATCAAAAGCTGCCATATGTTGATCTGGCAACAATGATTCGTCGTCAAAGGCAG GCTATTGATGAGAAGATCAGAGAGCTTTCGAACTGCCATATTGTTTATTCAGGAATTGATTTTCAAAAG AAAGAAGCTGGTATTCCAAGAAGACTGATGAAACCAGAAGATATCCCTGGTCTGA AGGAAGCTGGGTGGACTCCTGATCAGTGGGGACATTCCAAATCACGTTTATCATTTTCCTCGGATTACAATACTTACAGACAGCAGCTCACTAGCCTTATGCGGTTGTTGTTGAAG AATTTGCTTGATCACGCTGATGCTTGGCCGTTCAAAGAACCGGTGGATTCACGTGATGTTCCAGATTATTATGAAATTATCAAGGATCCTATCG ATTTGAAGACAATGTCAAGAAGAGTTGAATCGGAGCAGTATTATGTCACTTTAGAGATGTTTGTAGCTGACTTGAAGAGAATGTTTGTCAATGCGAGAACTTACAACTCTCCTGATACGATATATTTCAAATGCTCCACGAG GTTAGAGGCCTACTTCACAAGCAGAATCCAAGCTCACCTTGCCCAGACCTCAACCAAGAACTAG
- the LOC100824821 gene encoding LOW QUALITY PROTEIN: chitinase 2-like (The sequence of the model RefSeq protein was modified relative to this genomic sequence to represent the inferred CDS: inserted 2 bases in 1 codon), whose amino-acid sequence MGSSKLTTAVILLLLPALLAPMATAASNSNLFRDYIGAMYNGVRFTDVPVDPRVRVDYXFAIDYTTSTDPPTPTDGRFNVFWQDTVLTPDAIAEAKRLNPNVRVAVSLGGATVSGKPVFFNATSVDSWVSNAVESLTAIVRRYGLDGIDIDYEQFQADPATFAACAGRLVAGLKRAGVISSASIAPYGNAEVQRYYRALWADQHVHGADIDYVNFQFYAYGASTTAARYVSLFDEQMANYPGANILASFTTAATTTSVPVDAALSACRTLQSQGKLYGVFLWAADHSKKQGFKYETEVQALLANATGY is encoded by the exons ATGGGCTCCTCAAAGCTCACCACAGCCGtcattcttctccttcttcctgctCTCCTCGCCCCAATGGCCACCGCGGCTTCAAACTCCAACCTCTTCCGCGACTACATCGGCGCCATGTACAACGGCGTCAGGTTCACGGACGTGCCGGTGGACCCGCGCGTCCGGGTGGACTA ATTCGCCATCGACTACACCACGTCCACGGATCCCCCGACCCCAACGGACGGCCGGTTCAACGTGTTCTGGCAGGACACGGTGCTGACCCCGGACGCCATCGCCGAGGCCAAGCGGCTCAACCCGAACGTGCGCGTGGCCGTGAGCCTCGGCGGCGCCACGGTGAGCGGCAAGCCCGTGTTCTTCAACGCCACCTCCGTCGACTCCTGGGTGAGCAACGCCGTCGAATCCCTGACGGCCATCGTGCGGCGCTACGGCCTGGACGGCATCGACATCGACTacgagcagttccaggcggACCCGGCCACCTTCGCGGCGTGCGCGGGACGCCTCGTGGCGGGGCTCAAGCGCGCCGGAGTCATCAGCTCCGCGTCCATCGCGCCCTACGGCAACGCCGAGGTGCAGCGGTACTACAGGGCGCTGTGGGCGGACCAGCACGTGCACGGGGCGGACATCGACTATGTGAACTTCCAGTTCTACGCCTACGGGGCCAGcaccacggcggcgcggtACGTGAGCCTCTTCGACGAGCAGATGGCCAACTACCCGGGGGCCAACATCCTGGCCAGCTTCACCAcggcggccaccaccacctccgtGCCCGTCGACGCGGCGCTCAGCGCTTGCCGGACCCTGCAGTCGCAGGGCAAGCTCTATGGCGTCTTTCTCTGGGCTGCGGATCATTCCAAGAAGCAAGGGTTCAAGTATGAGACGGAAGTGCAGGCCTTGTTGGCTAATGCCACCGGCTATTAG